GCAGGATGTGGAGCAGCAGGCACACAGGATGCATTCGTACAAACCGTCCAATTCCTTACGCTCTTCCTGCGTTTGCAGACGTTCTTTGTTCGGATCGACCGGCGTGTCGTTGACCACATAAGGTTTGATCGAATGATACTGTTTGAAAAACTGCGTCATATCGACAATCAGATCGCGCACCACAGGCAGGCCGGGCAGCGGGCGCAGCACGATCGGCTGTTTCAGGCTGCGGATGTCGGTGAGGCAGGCGAGGCCGTTTTTACCGTTGATGTTCATCCCGTCCGAACCGCAAATCCCTTCGCGGCAGGAGCGGCGGAACGACAAGGTGTCGTCCTGGGCTTTCAGCTTCATAATGGCATCGAGCAGTTTCACATCACTGGGCTCGATTTCCAATTCGTAGTCCTTCATGTACGGCTTGGCATCCACATCGGGATTGTAGCGGTACACGCTCAAACGGATTTTTTCCATGTGTGTATCTTCCTCAATAAACGCGTTTTGCCGGTTTGATATATTCCACGGTCAAAGGCTGCGTGTGCACCGGTTTGTAAGCCAGCCGGTTGTCTTCGGTATAAAACAGCGAGTGTTTCATCCAATTCACATCGTCGCGGTCGGGATGGTCGTCGGATGCGTGCGCGCCGCGCGATTCTTTACGCGCTTCGGCCGCAATCATGGTGGCTTTGGCCACTTCCATCAGATTGTCCAGCTCCAAAGCCTCGATGCGCGCGGTATTCCACACCATACTTTTATCGCCGATTTCGGTGTTTTTCGAGCGTTCGTACAAGTTGAGCACTTTTTCCACGCCTTCTTTCAAAATGGCGTCGGTGCGGAACACGCCTGCGTGAAGCTGGACGGTGCGCTGCAATTCGCCGCGCAGGGCATCGACTTTCTCGCCGCCGGTCTGGTTGTTCAAACGGTCCAGGCGGCGTTTGGTAAATTCGCCCGCATCATCCGGCAAAGGCTTCCAATCGCTCTGTTCTTTGACATAGACAATCATGCTGTCGCCTGCCGATTTACCGAACACAACCAAATCCAGCAGAGAGTTAGTGCCCAAACGGTTCGCACCGTGCACGGAGGCGCAGGCGCATTCGCCCGCCGCATACAAACCTTTTACCGGCTCTTCGAGATTGTTTCCTTTGGGCACGACGACTTCGCCGTGATAATTGGTCGGAATACCACCCATCATGTAGTGGGTGGTCGGCACCACCGGAATCGGGTCTTTGATCGGGTCGATGCCGGCGAACTGGATGGAAATCTCGCGGATGCCAGGCAGTTTTTCCATGATTTTCTCGGCACCGATGTGGTCGATTTTCAGCAGCACATGGTCTTTGTTTTTGCCGCAGCCGCGTCCTTCGTAAATCTCCATCGCCATGGCGCGGGAAACCACGTCGCGCGAAGCCAGATCCTTCACCGTCGGGGCGTAGCGTTCCATAAAGCGTTCGCCCTGCGCATTCAGCAGGATGCCGCCTTCGCCGCGCACGCCTTCGGTAATCAGCACGCCCGCTCCGGCCACGCCGGTGGGGTGGAACTGCCAGAACTCCATATCTTCCAACGGAATGCCTGCGCGGGCGCAGATGCCCAAACCGTCGCCAGTGTTCATAAACGCATTGGTGGACGAAGCATAAATGCGCCCTGCCCCGCCGGTGGCGAACAGCACCGCTTTGGCGTGGAAGATATAAACGTCGCCCGTTTCCATCTCCATCACGGTAACGCCCAACACATCGCCGTTTTCATTGCGGATCAGATCCAAGGCCGTCCACTCGACGAAAAACTGGGTATTGGCACGGACATTCTGCTGGTAGAGCGTATGCAGCATGGCATGGCCGGTGCGGTCGGCCACGGCGCAGGCGCGTTCCACCGCGCGTTTGCCGTGTTCTGCGGTATGGCCGCCGAACGGACGCTGGTAGATTTTGCCGCTTTCAACGCGGTCGAAGGGCATGCCCATGTGTTCCAGCTCGATAACGGCCTCGGGTGCGGCACGGCACATAAACTCGATCGCATCCTGGTCGCCCAGCCAGTCCGAACCTTTTACGGTGTCGTACATATGCCAGTCCCAGCGGTCTTCCTGCACGTTGCCGAGCGAGGCGGAAATGCCGCCTTGGGCGGCGACGGTGTGGGAACGGGTGGGGAACACTTTGGACAGCACGGCGGTATTCAGGCCAGCTTTGGAAAGTTGCAGTGCGGCGCGCAGACCCGCGCCGCCGCCGCCGACGATGACGGCATCAAATTTTCGGATAGGGAAGCTCATTGTTTACTCCGTGCTTACCAAATGACTTTAAACGAATAAACCGCGCACATCACCAGCCAGACGATGGTGGCGCAGTGCAGGGTCAGGCGCAGGCCGAAGGGCT
The window above is part of the Neisseria bacilliformis genome. Proteins encoded here:
- a CDS encoding succinate dehydrogenase iron-sulfur subunit; protein product: MEKIRLSVYRYNPDVDAKPYMKDYELEIEPSDVKLLDAIMKLKAQDDTLSFRRSCREGICGSDGMNINGKNGLACLTDIRSLKQPIVLRPLPGLPVVRDLIVDMTQFFKQYHSIKPYVVNDTPVDPNKERLQTQEERKELDGLYECILCACCSTSCPSFWWNPDKFVGPSGLLNAYRFIADSRDTITNERLDNLNDPYRLFRCHTIMNCVDACPKHLNPTRAIGKIKEIMLKRAV
- the sdhA gene encoding succinate dehydrogenase flavoprotein subunit; amino-acid sequence: MSFPIRKFDAVIVGGGGAGLRAALQLSKAGLNTAVLSKVFPTRSHTVAAQGGISASLGNVQEDRWDWHMYDTVKGSDWLGDQDAIEFMCRAAPEAVIELEHMGMPFDRVESGKIYQRPFGGHTAEHGKRAVERACAVADRTGHAMLHTLYQQNVRANTQFFVEWTALDLIRNENGDVLGVTVMEMETGDVYIFHAKAVLFATGGAGRIYASSTNAFMNTGDGLGICARAGIPLEDMEFWQFHPTGVAGAGVLITEGVRGEGGILLNAQGERFMERYAPTVKDLASRDVVSRAMAMEIYEGRGCGKNKDHVLLKIDHIGAEKIMEKLPGIREISIQFAGIDPIKDPIPVVPTTHYMMGGIPTNYHGEVVVPKGNNLEEPVKGLYAAGECACASVHGANRLGTNSLLDLVVFGKSAGDSMIVYVKEQSDWKPLPDDAGEFTKRRLDRLNNQTGGEKVDALRGELQRTVQLHAGVFRTDAILKEGVEKVLNLYERSKNTEIGDKSMVWNTARIEALELDNLMEVAKATMIAAEARKESRGAHASDDHPDRDDVNWMKHSLFYTEDNRLAYKPVHTQPLTVEYIKPAKRVY